In Luteipulveratus mongoliensis, the DNA window TTACGGATTCCGTCGGCGTTGGCCGGGTTGTGCAGCGGAGCGAGCTTGGCCGCCCGATCGATCTCGGCGAGCACCGCTCGGTCCACCACGGTCGGCTCAGTGAGCTTGCGGCCGCCATGGACGACCCGATGTCCGACAGCCACCAGGCCACACGAGGCGAGGTCGACACCACGCTCAGCCAACGTCGTACGCATCAGCTCGAGAGCGGCTGCCTGGTCGGGCACCTTCGCCTTCGCCTCGTGCTCCTCGCCATCCACGGTCAGGGAGATCGTTGATCCGGATGCGCCAACCCGCTCGATCAGACCCTTGGCCGACGCTTCCCCTGACGACGGGTCGACCACCTGGAACTTCAGCGACGACGACCCGGCGTTGAGGACGAGGACGCGCTGAGGCGTGGTCATGATCTTCCCTGGGCCTGGATGGCAGTGATGGCGACCGTGCTGATGATGTCGTCGACGAGCGCTCCACGCGACAGGTCGTTGACGGGCTTGTTGAGGCCTTGCAGCACCGGCCCGACTGCGATGGCGCCCGCACTTCGCTGCACCGCCTTGTAGGTGTTGTTACCCGTGTTGAGGTCCGGGAAGATCAGCACGGTTGCGCGTCCGGCCACATCCGAGTCGGGCATCTTGGTGCGCGCGACGCTCGGGTCGACGGCGGCGTCGTACTGAATCGGCCCTTCTACCAACAGATCTGGGCGTCGCTGGCGTACGAGATCGGTTGCCTCGCGCACCTTGTCGACATCCGCTCCGGCACCGGACGTGCCTGTGGAGTACGACAGCATGGCGATGCGCGGGGCTGTCCCGAACTGCTCAGCCGTCGCAGCGGACGAGATGGCGATGTCGGCGAGCTCGGTGGCGGTGGGGTCGGGGTTGACGGCGCAGTCGCCGTAGACGAGGACGCGGTCGGCCAGGCACATCAGGAACACGCTCGACACGATCGAAGTGCCCGGCACGGTCTTGATGATCTCGAACGATGGTTTGATCGTGTGCGCCGTCGTGTGGGTGGCACCGGACACCATGCCGTCGGCCTCGCCGAGGTGGACCATCAATGTGCCGAAGTAGGAGACGTCAGTGATGACCTCGCGTGCCTTCTCGACAGTCATCCCCTTGTGGGCGCGCAGCTCGGCGTAGACCGTGGCGTAGCGCTCGACGTATGCCGGATCGGTCGGCGAGATGATCGTGGCGTCGGCGATGTCGACGCCGGCCGCGGACGCCTTGGCGCGCAGCGTGGTCTCGTCGCCGAGCAGGATGAGATCGGCAACCCCTTGTCGCAGAAGGGAATCCGCGGCTTGGAGGATGCGCGGATCATCGCCCTCGGGCAGCACGATCCGGCGGCGGTCGCTACGGGCCCGCTCCAGGAGGCGGTGGCCGAACATCAGCGGAGTCACCGCGGTCGCCTCGGCCACGTCGATGGCCTGCAGGAGGGCTGCGCCATCGACCGCCTCTGCGAAGGTGCGCAACGCGGTCTGCCGCTTCACCTTGCTGCCCGACGACAGCGCGCCCTTCGTGGCCGCGAGACGAGTAGTGGTGTCGAAGGTGCCGAGCTCCGTGAGGATCAGCGGCAGGTCGAGCTGTGCGCCGTCGATGAGCTGCATGATCGACTCCGGCGGGTGGTAGCCGCCGGTCAGCACCACCGAGGACAGGGCCGGGAACGTGCCCGACTGGTGCGCGAGAACCAGACCCGGCAGCACGTCGTACCGATCACCGGGGGCGATGACCGTGACGTCCTCGACCAGCCGAGTCAGCACGTTGGGCATGGACATGGCCGCGATGACGAAGCCGCGCGCCTCACGGTCCAGCCATTCCTCGTTGCCGCGCAGCAGTCGACCATCGCACGCGGCCATGATGCTGCGCACTGTGGGCGCGACGAGCAACGGAACCTCGGGGAGCACCCCGAGCAGCGGCGCACCGCCGGCCTCCGGCAACGACGACAGACGGGCGCGTACGTCCTCGAGGAGCTCAGGATTCACGCGATTGGCGACCAGAGCGACAGGCAGGGCGTGCTCCTCCCGCAGCTGGTCGCAGGCGGACTCGGTCGCGACGACGAGGTCGTCGACGCTGCGGTCCTTGCCCTGAACGACGAGGACGACGGGGCTGCCGAGGTTGGCGGCGATGCGGGCGTTGAGTGCAGCTTCGGTGCCGCTGGCGACGTCAGTGAAGTCGCTGCCCAGGACGACGACGACGTCTCGGCGCGCGGCCAGCCGGTGGAAGCGGTCGACGATCTCGCCCAGCGCTTCCGGCTCGTTGTCGTGCAGCCGGTCGTAGGTGACGCCGATCGACTCCTCGTACGTCTGGTCCACACCCGCGTGCGAGGCCAGGAGGTCGATGACGGGGTCGTGGTGATCGTCGGTCGCCGTGACGGCCCGAAACACCCCGACACTGCTCGCCTCACGCGACAGCAGGTCGAGCAGTCCGAGCGCGATGGTCGACTTGCCGGTCTCACCCTCGGTCGAGGTGATGTAGACGCTGCGCGACATGCGCCCAGGTTAAGGCGCGGGGCGAGCCGGAATCAGGGCGGCGGGTCCGGGGTTGTCGAGGAGGACGTCCCTACCGATCAGAGGAGCTCGTGATGCCTGAGACCAAAACGACCCATAGCGTCAGTGTGGAGCAGGGCACAGCGCACGTGACCGTCGTGATCGACGGCGTGACCGTCGCGGACAGCACTCGACCCCTCCTCGTGCACGAGACGGGCTACCCCGTCCGCTACTACCTGCCGCCGGAAGACGTCCGGCTCGACACGTTCCGAGCAACGCAGACACACACGACCT includes these proteins:
- the pta gene encoding phosphate acetyltransferase; translation: MSRSVYITSTEGETGKSTIALGLLDLLSREASSVGVFRAVTATDDHHDPVIDLLASHAGVDQTYEESIGVTYDRLHDNEPEALGEIVDRFHRLAARRDVVVVLGSDFTDVASGTEAALNARIAANLGSPVVLVVQGKDRSVDDLVVATESACDQLREEHALPVALVANRVNPELLEDVRARLSSLPEAGGAPLLGVLPEVPLLVAPTVRSIMAACDGRLLRGNEEWLDREARGFVIAAMSMPNVLTRLVEDVTVIAPGDRYDVLPGLVLAHQSGTFPALSSVVLTGGYHPPESIMQLIDGAQLDLPLILTELGTFDTTTRLAATKGALSSGSKVKRQTALRTFAEAVDGAALLQAIDVAEATAVTPLMFGHRLLERARSDRRRIVLPEGDDPRILQAADSLLRQGVADLILLGDETTLRAKASAAGVDIADATIISPTDPAYVERYATVYAELRAHKGMTVEKAREVITDVSYFGTLMVHLGEADGMVSGATHTTAHTIKPSFEIIKTVPGTSIVSSVFLMCLADRVLVYGDCAVNPDPTATELADIAISSAATAEQFGTAPRIAMLSYSTGTSGAGADVDKVREATDLVRQRRPDLLVEGPIQYDAAVDPSVARTKMPDSDVAGRATVLIFPDLNTGNNTYKAVQRSAGAIAVGPVLQGLNKPVNDLSRGALVDDIISTVAITAIQAQGRS
- a CDS encoding DUF427 domain-containing protein gives rise to the protein MPETKTTHSVSVEQGTAHVTVVIDGVTVADSTRPLLVHETGYPVRYYLPPEDVRLDTFRATQTHTTCPYKGEASYWTFSDDEGNERADVAWAYPEPLEAVAPIKDHISFYDTVAEVRVS